Part of the Bacillota bacterium genome is shown below.
GGTACTTGTTGGCCCCGGGATAAATGGGGAGCGCCCAGTTGGCCGCATTCCCCTCTTCATCCACCTCCAGACAGCCGAGGATGGTGACATCCACGTGCCCGCCCCGGATTAACTGGAAGGAATAGCTCAGGTCGAAAATGGACATACCGGGCAGCCTGGTAATGGGGCCGGCACCGGCATTGGCCAATCCGCAGTCGGCTTCCTCGTAGGTGGGAGTTCCTCCAAACCCCAAACCCCCGTTTTCGGTTTGAAGCCAGACGTGGACGCCCTCGGGAATAAAATCAGCGACACCCAGCGGCATTCCAAAGCCGAGATTCACAACCATTCCGTCGCGCAATTCCTTCGCGGCACGGCGGCAAATAATTTCACGCTCATCCATCAGGTTTAACCTCCTTCATGCCAGTTTCTAAAGAAAGATGCCCGGTGCTCAGCCTGCTGCCCGGAGCCGCTTTCTTTCCTTCCAAAGGTCACGGTAGATCCGCTGTTCTTCCTCAAAGGTATAGCCCTGGACAAGGACATCAACCAGCGGGGCAACGATGTGGATCAGGTCGGGGTCGATTTCATCTACGAATTCATTAACTTCACAGACCACATAATCTGCCGCAAAGGCCATAATCGGATTTGTATTCCTCTGAAGATAGCGGCACCTGACATTTCCGAACCGGTCGGCCTGGTACCCCTTCAGGAAAGCAATGTCGGCCCTTAATGGCTTCTCGATCAGGTAATCCTTCCCGTCGATGGTCACCTTCTGCTTTCCTTCTTCCACCAGTGTTCCTATTCCCACCGGCGTGAGGACACCACCCAGGCCGCTTCCCCCCGCCCGGATCTTCTCAATCCAGGTTCCCATGGGGTAGAATTCGACTTCCAGCTTTCCTTCTTTATAAGCATTGAGGTGCTCAGGGGCAACGCCGACGTGGCTCGTGATGTATTTCTTGATCTTTCCCTGGGCGAAAAGGTACGCCGTACCAAAGCCGCCTCCGACCATGGACCCGCAGGTGTTGATCAGGGTCAGATCCTTGACATCGATCTCGCGGAGTTTTTCCACGATCTTGAGGGGAATTCCCACGTCCAGAAAACCACCGATCATGATCGTCATTCCATCTCGAAGCCGTGCTACCGCTTCCTCCAGCGTGCCAACCTTACCCATCCACATACCCACCTTTCTAAAGAAAATTGAGAAAAAACCTTATGGATAAAACCGGCCGACCTCCCTTTGGACATCCCTCCCATTTAAGCGATTTTTGATCAAAACTTCACATTTTCCGCCGGATCTGAATTCGCAAAGAGCATGCCAGAAAAGAAAAAGCCCGAAAACAGGCTTTTTGCCGGGTTAACAGGAGGTATTTTTGTCAACGTCCTGACACCCAGGTGTCGAAAAACAGACATCGTTCAAGATCTCTCTTTCACTATTCCGGATAGTGAAGATTGTGTATTCTTTCACAATCCCTTGTGCAGGAATGCACAAACGGCTCCGGTCGGGACCTGGGCGCAAGGCGGCTTTCTATTGGCATGTTTTTTGC
Proteins encoded:
- a CDS encoding 3-oxoacid CoA-transferase subunit B, translating into MDEREIICRRAAKELRDGMVVNLGFGMPLGVADFIPEGVHVWLQTENGGLGFGGTPTYEEADCGLANAGAGPITRLPGMSIFDLSYSFQLIRGGHVDVTILGCLEVDEEGNAANWALPIYPGANKYQPGMGGGMDLMFMAKKVIIAMTHTAKGAPKLVKKCKYPITAPRCAHMVITEKAVFELTDKGYVLKEIWPGLTVDDIRAITEASFTVAADLKEYQV
- a CDS encoding CoA transferase subunit A, which encodes MGKVGTLEEAVARLRDGMTIMIGGFLDVGIPLKIVEKLREIDVKDLTLINTCGSMVGGGFGTAYLFAQGKIKKYITSHVGVAPEHLNAYKEGKLEVEFYPMGTWIEKIRAGGSGLGGVLTPVGIGTLVEEGKQKVTIDGKDYLIEKPLRADIAFLKGYQADRFGNVRCRYLQRNTNPIMAFAADYVVCEVNEFVDEIDPDLIHIVAPLVDVLVQGYTFEEEQRIYRDLWKERKRLRAAG